The Enterococcus sp. 7F3_DIV0205 genome has a window encoding:
- a CDS encoding EutN/CcmL family microcompartment protein: protein MFIGRVKGSLWATRKDEKLSGLKFLVVELDEYNGPQHSLVAADNTGAGLDDLVLVSTGSAARMSLENPEIPVDAVIVGIIDSVEIDQ from the coding sequence ATGTTCATCGGACGTGTAAAAGGTAGTTTATGGGCAACCAGAAAAGATGAAAAACTAAGTGGTTTAAAATTTTTAGTTGTTGAATTAGATGAATACAATGGCCCTCAGCATTCTTTGGTAGCAGCTGATAACACAGGTGCTGGATTGGATGATTTAGTCTTAGTTTCAACAGGTAGTGCTGCCAGAATGTCATTAGAAAATCCAGAAATTCCAGTAGATGCCGTGATTGTGGGCATCATTGATTCAGTGGAGATAGATCAATAA
- the eutD gene encoding ethanolamine utilization phosphate acetyltransferase EutD yields the protein MNEQLIDNLVDQVVAKINEERSFLVEASGRHVHLSQEHIDALFGTGYQLTINNYLSQPGQYASKERVTLLGPKGALHNVVILGPARAASQVEISGTDALTLGVKVPVRESGDIEGTPGIVLVNGNKTVPLEKGLIIAKRHVHVSTNDAKKMNVTQGEIVKVRINSDQRSLIFDDVVIRVSDKFATAMHIDYDEANACSFKKGIRGHIVK from the coding sequence ATGAATGAACAACTGATAGATAATTTGGTAGATCAAGTTGTAGCAAAAATCAATGAAGAACGAAGCTTTTTAGTAGAAGCTAGCGGACGTCATGTCCATTTATCACAAGAGCATATCGATGCTTTATTTGGAACAGGATACCAATTAACGATCAACAACTACTTATCTCAACCAGGACAATATGCTTCAAAAGAACGTGTCACACTTTTAGGACCAAAGGGTGCATTGCATAATGTGGTGATATTGGGACCAGCTAGGGCTGCGTCTCAAGTAGAAATTTCTGGCACAGACGCCTTGACACTAGGAGTCAAAGTTCCTGTAAGAGAAAGTGGCGATATTGAAGGGACACCAGGTATCGTACTCGTTAATGGGAATAAAACTGTCCCGCTAGAAAAAGGATTGATTATTGCGAAACGACACGTCCATGTTTCTACAAACGATGCTAAAAAAATGAATGTGACTCAAGGAGAGATCGTAAAAGTTAGAATCAATAGTGATCAACGTTCCTTGATTTTTGATGATGTTGTGATCAGAGTCAGTGATAAATTTGCGACAGCAATGCACATTGATTACGATGAAGCGAATGCTTGCTCATTTAAAAAGGGAATCCGGGGTCATATTGTAAAGTAG
- a CDS encoding BMC domain-containing protein, with translation MNANALGMIETKGLVGAIEAADAMVKAANVTLIGKEQVGGGLVTVMVRGDVGAVKAAVDAGAAAAERVGDLLSVHVIPRPHTEVDAILPPVK, from the coding sequence ATGAACGCAAATGCATTAGGAATGATCGAAACAAAAGGATTAGTAGGAGCTATTGAAGCAGCAGATGCCATGGTTAAAGCAGCAAACGTAACATTGATCGGCAAAGAACAAGTCGGCGGCGGTTTAGTAACAGTGATGGTTCGCGGTGACGTTGGTGCTGTAAAAGCAGCTGTTGATGCAGGTGCTGCAGCTGCAGAACGAGTAGGCGATTTATTATCTGTTCATGTGATTCCACGTCCACACACAGAAGTTGATGCTATTTTACCACCAGTAAAATAA
- a CDS encoding acetaldehyde dehydrogenase (acetylating), protein MVTLDKDLASIQEVRDLLSAAKSAQQTLAKMSQEQIDKICEAMATSAYDAREKLAKMANEETGFGIWQDKVVKNSFASKFVWNYIKDMKTVGILNEDNEKKVIDVAVPVGVVAGLIPSTNPTSTVIYKALIAIKAGNAIVFSPHPNALNAILETINIISKAAESAGCPKGAISCMVKPTMQGTAELMKHDDTSLILATGGSAMVKAAYSSGTPAIGVGPGNGPAYIEKSADIPLAVKRIMDSKTFDNGTICASEQSIIVETSNKAAVIAELKKQGAYFLSPTESAQLEKYIMRPNGSMNPQIVGKSVQTIAQLTNLTVPKDARVLIAEETKVGHKVPYSREKLAPILAFYTVENWEEACELSMDILYHEGAGHTMMIHSQDDAIIRAFGLKKPVSRVLVNTPGALGGIGATTNMAPALTLGCGAVGGSSTSDNISPENLFNIRRIAYGVRELEDLREKPNASSISTSINEDQLVDTLVERILAKLQ, encoded by the coding sequence ATGGTAACCCTTGATAAAGACTTAGCGTCTATCCAAGAAGTCAGAGACTTACTAAGTGCTGCAAAGTCAGCACAACAAACACTAGCAAAGATGTCGCAAGAACAAATCGATAAAATTTGTGAAGCAATGGCAACTTCGGCATATGATGCGCGTGAAAAATTAGCTAAAATGGCCAACGAAGAAACAGGATTTGGTATCTGGCAGGACAAAGTTGTAAAAAACAGTTTTGCATCAAAATTTGTCTGGAATTATATCAAAGACATGAAGACAGTCGGTATTCTGAATGAAGATAATGAGAAAAAAGTAATCGATGTAGCCGTACCTGTAGGTGTTGTGGCAGGCTTGATCCCATCAACTAATCCCACATCCACTGTCATCTATAAAGCGTTAATCGCAATTAAAGCAGGCAATGCAATCGTCTTTTCTCCACATCCGAATGCCTTGAATGCGATTTTAGAAACAATCAATATTATTTCTAAAGCAGCGGAAAGTGCTGGTTGTCCAAAAGGCGCCATTAGTTGTATGGTCAAACCCACAATGCAAGGAACAGCTGAATTGATGAAACATGATGATACATCGCTGATCCTAGCAACAGGAGGTTCTGCAATGGTCAAGGCAGCTTATTCATCTGGAACACCAGCCATTGGAGTGGGGCCAGGTAACGGTCCAGCTTATATTGAAAAAAGTGCTGATATCCCATTAGCAGTCAAACGCATAATGGATTCAAAAACATTTGATAATGGTACGATCTGTGCCTCAGAACAATCAATTATTGTAGAAACAAGTAACAAAGCTGCAGTCATCGCGGAATTGAAAAAGCAAGGTGCTTACTTCTTATCTCCGACTGAGTCAGCACAGTTGGAAAAATACATCATGCGACCAAATGGCAGCATGAACCCGCAAATCGTTGGAAAGTCTGTTCAAACAATTGCACAATTAACCAACTTGACCGTTCCAAAAGACGCAAGAGTCTTGATTGCTGAAGAGACAAAAGTCGGTCACAAAGTCCCTTATTCACGTGAAAAATTAGCGCCGATTTTGGCTTTCTACACAGTTGAAAACTGGGAAGAAGCGTGCGAGTTGTCAATGGATATCCTTTATCATGAAGGCGCAGGTCATACCATGATGATCCACTCACAAGACGATGCGATTATTCGTGCTTTTGGTTTGAAAAAACCAGTTTCAAGAGTTTTAGTAAACACGCCAGGCGCTCTTGGCGGAATTGGAGCGACAACGAATATGGCACCAGCTTTGACTTTAGGATGTGGTGCTGTTGGAGGAAGCTCAACTTCTGATAATATCAGCCCTGAAAATTTATTTAACATTCGTAGAATCGCATACGGTGTTCGTGAACTTGAAGATTTAAGAGAAAAGCCTAATGCTTCGTCTATTTCAACTTCAATCAATGAAGATCAATTAGTCGATACTTTAGTAGAACGTATTTTAGCCAAGTTACAATAA
- a CDS encoding BMC domain-containing protein codes for MLEALGMIEVTGYLGAISAADAALKAANVKLLKSEKVKGGITTIELIGDVAAITAAVDAGKVVAENLGCFRASHVIPRMDPATQSLLLDELTVKEGTAPENKVTEEQLVSQVEELKVEIFEEEIVADATLKDAKRDNKKVNKSTNKKSAKKDKK; via the coding sequence ATGTTAGAAGCTTTAGGAATGATCGAAGTAACGGGTTACTTAGGCGCAATTAGTGCAGCAGATGCCGCACTGAAAGCCGCCAATGTTAAATTGTTGAAATCAGAAAAAGTCAAAGGTGGTATCACGACTATAGAATTGATCGGTGATGTAGCGGCAATTACTGCGGCAGTTGATGCAGGAAAAGTCGTTGCTGAAAATCTCGGTTGTTTCCGTGCTAGTCATGTAATTCCGCGAATGGATCCTGCAACACAAAGCCTTTTACTTGATGAATTAACTGTCAAAGAAGGAACAGCACCAGAGAATAAGGTTACGGAAGAACAACTTGTTTCACAAGTAGAAGAGCTGAAAGTAGAAATTTTTGAAGAAGAAATTGTAGCTGATGCAACGCTAAAAGATGCAAAGAGAGATAACAAAAAAGTAAACAAGTCAACCAATAAAAAGAGTGCTAAAAAAGACAAGAAATGA
- the eutL gene encoding ethanolamine utilization microcompartment protein EutL, translating to MKNERLGASVLSVKVISNVAPSMAQALGLEPEHRSLGLITATCDDVTYVALDEATKAAAVEVVYAKSFYGGADNATTKLAGEVIGILAGPSPAEVKSGLAVAVQEIESGASFYSANEENSIPYFAHCVSRTGTYLSKEAGIKEGSALAYLIAPPLEAMYGLDAALKAADVEVAAFFGPPSETNFGGGLLTGSQSACKAACDAFADAIAMVAENPTTY from the coding sequence ATGAAGAATGAGCGTTTAGGTGCAAGTGTACTAAGTGTTAAAGTCATTTCAAATGTCGCGCCTTCAATGGCACAAGCTTTAGGATTAGAACCAGAGCACCGTAGTCTGGGACTGATTACGGCAACGTGTGATGATGTGACCTATGTCGCATTAGATGAAGCGACAAAGGCTGCTGCTGTAGAAGTTGTTTATGCAAAAAGTTTTTACGGCGGAGCAGATAATGCAACAACCAAATTAGCTGGAGAGGTAATTGGGATATTAGCTGGACCAAGTCCGGCAGAAGTTAAAAGTGGCTTAGCAGTTGCGGTTCAAGAAATCGAAAGTGGTGCAAGTTTTTATAGCGCAAATGAAGAGAACTCGATTCCATACTTTGCTCATTGTGTTTCACGAACAGGAACCTATTTATCGAAAGAAGCAGGGATCAAAGAAGGTTCTGCGTTAGCTTACTTGATTGCACCGCCATTAGAAGCAATGTACGGACTTGATGCAGCGTTAAAGGCAGCAGATGTTGAAGTAGCCGCATTTTTTGGACCACCTTCTGAAACGAATTTCGGCGGAGGTTTATTGACAGGAAGTCAATCAGCTTGTAAAGCTGCATGTGATGCATTTGCGGATGCCATCGCGATGGTTGCTGAAAATCCAACCACTTATTAA
- the eutC gene encoding ethanolamine ammonia-lyase subunit EutC: MDNNEIKSMIVSILEEMTDTKKTIIESNTTQVNPYASNESSQAQVEDGLIDDITEVDIRKQFLVPDPVDREGYLKMKAKTPARLGLWRSGPRYKTQSMLRFRADHAAAQDAVFSYVPEALIKEMNFVEVATKCQDKDEYVTRPDLGRQFDEENTAKIKANVKPNQKVQIIVGDGLSSAAIEANIKEILPSIKQGLKMFGLEFDDESVVFIKHARVPAMDQIAELTGAEVVCYLIGERPGLVTAESMSAYIAYKPTVGMPEARRTVISNIHKGGTPAVEAGAYIAELIHKMLEHKKSGIDLKEVE, translated from the coding sequence GTGGATAATAATGAAATCAAATCAATGATCGTTTCGATTTTAGAAGAAATGACAGACACAAAAAAAACAATCATTGAATCAAATACAACCCAAGTAAATCCGTATGCCTCTAATGAATCGAGCCAAGCACAAGTAGAAGATGGTTTGATCGATGATATTACAGAAGTGGATATTCGTAAACAATTTTTAGTACCTGACCCAGTTGATCGGGAAGGCTATTTAAAAATGAAGGCTAAAACACCTGCTCGTTTAGGGCTATGGCGAAGTGGTCCCCGCTACAAAACACAATCAATGTTACGTTTTCGCGCGGATCATGCAGCTGCTCAAGATGCTGTTTTTTCATACGTACCAGAGGCGTTGATCAAGGAAATGAATTTTGTTGAAGTAGCAACAAAATGCCAAGACAAAGATGAGTATGTGACTCGCCCAGACTTAGGTCGTCAATTTGATGAAGAAAATACAGCAAAAATCAAAGCTAATGTTAAACCAAATCAAAAAGTTCAAATTATTGTTGGAGATGGGTTAAGTTCAGCGGCTATCGAAGCCAACATCAAGGAAATTTTACCTTCGATCAAGCAAGGGTTGAAGATGTTCGGTTTGGAATTTGATGATGAATCTGTTGTCTTTATTAAACATGCACGTGTTCCTGCAATGGATCAAATTGCTGAGTTAACAGGAGCGGAAGTGGTTTGTTATTTGATTGGTGAGCGCCCGGGACTTGTTACAGCGGAATCAATGAGTGCCTATATTGCGTATAAGCCGACTGTTGGAATGCCGGAAGCTAGAAGAACAGTCATATCAAATATCCATAAAGGTGGAACACCAGCTGTTGAAGCAGGAGCTTATATTGCCGAATTAATCCATAAAATGCTGGAACATAAAAAGTCAGGTATTGATTTGAAAGAAGTAGAATAA
- a CDS encoding ethanolamine ammonia-lyase subunit EutB: protein MILKTKLFGKVYQFESVMDVMARANEEKSGDRLAGVAAVSSEQRVAAKVVLAQLTMEDLFNNPAVPYEEDEVTRIIIDDVNQRAYNRIKHWTVEELREWILDFKTTDYDIKQVARGLTSEMVAAVAKLMSNLDLIYAAQKIKIIKTANTTIGEAGRFSVRLQPNHPTDDVDGIMASVMEGLSYGIGDAVIGLNPVDDSTESVKRILTKFEEFRSEWEIPTQTCVLAHVKTQMEAMRQGAPTGLVFQSIAGSEKGNTAFGFNANDIAEAKHLALQQGQVAGPNVMYFETGQGSELSSDAHYGVDQVTMEARCYGFAKRFDPFMVNTVVGFIGPEYLYDSKQVIRAGLEDHFMGKLSGISMGCDVCYTNHMKADQNDAENLLTLLGTAGVNFVMGIPHGDDVMLNYQTTGFHETATIRAMLNKRPIKEFEEWMEKMGFMANGQLTDLAGDASVFLKK from the coding sequence ATGATTTTAAAAACGAAATTATTTGGTAAAGTCTATCAATTTGAATCTGTGATGGATGTGATGGCCCGCGCCAATGAAGAAAAATCAGGAGACCGCTTGGCAGGTGTTGCAGCCGTTTCCTCTGAACAACGAGTGGCGGCAAAAGTTGTCTTAGCGCAGTTAACAATGGAGGATTTATTTAATAATCCCGCAGTCCCTTATGAGGAAGATGAAGTTACTAGAATCATCATCGACGATGTGAATCAACGTGCTTATAATCGAATCAAACATTGGACGGTAGAAGAATTAAGAGAGTGGATCTTAGATTTTAAAACGACGGATTATGATATTAAACAAGTGGCTCGTGGGTTGACGTCTGAAATGGTCGCAGCTGTTGCTAAGCTAATGTCAAACTTAGATCTTATCTATGCCGCTCAAAAAATCAAGATCATTAAAACAGCGAATACAACAATCGGTGAAGCAGGACGTTTTTCGGTTCGCTTACAACCAAATCATCCAACCGATGATGTAGATGGCATCATGGCTAGTGTGATGGAAGGATTATCCTACGGAATAGGAGATGCTGTTATTGGCTTGAATCCTGTTGACGATTCGACTGAAAGCGTGAAACGAATTTTAACGAAGTTTGAAGAATTCAGAAGTGAATGGGAAATTCCAACTCAAACATGTGTCTTAGCTCATGTTAAAACACAAATGGAAGCAATGAGACAAGGTGCTCCAACAGGTTTAGTTTTTCAATCGATTGCAGGTTCCGAAAAAGGCAATACTGCATTTGGATTTAACGCTAATGACATAGCAGAAGCTAAACACCTTGCTTTACAACAAGGTCAAGTGGCAGGACCGAACGTGATGTATTTTGAAACAGGACAAGGTTCTGAGCTTTCTTCTGATGCTCATTATGGCGTTGACCAAGTAACTATGGAAGCAAGATGCTACGGGTTTGCCAAACGTTTTGATCCATTTATGGTGAATACAGTGGTTGGTTTTATTGGACCTGAATACTTATATGACTCAAAACAAGTTATCCGCGCTGGTTTAGAGGATCACTTCATGGGTAAACTATCAGGTATTTCTATGGGCTGTGACGTTTGTTATACCAACCATATGAAGGCAGATCAAAATGATGCTGAAAACTTGTTAACGTTACTAGGAACTGCTGGTGTGAATTTTGTCATGGGAATTCCTCATGGTGATGATGTCATGCTGAATTATCAAACAACAGGATTCCATGAAACAGCGACGATCCGCGCGATGTTGAACAAACGTCCAATTAAAGAATTTGAAGAATGGATGGAAAAAATGGGCTTCATGGCAAACGGACAATTGACCGATTTAGCTGGTGATGCTTCTGTATTCTTAAAAAAATAA
- the eutA gene encoding ethanolamine ammonia-lyase reactivating factor EutA — protein sequence MTETMLSVGIDLGTSTTQMVISKLTMNNMASAFTIPRIEITKKEVIFRSDIIFTPLKEHRIIDVEAIKTFLDEQYIKSGIKKEEIQIGAVIITGETARKDNSSSVLQAMSGYAGDFVVATAGPDLESIIAGKGAGAQTYSKEHHTSVVNLDIGGGTTNLVLFKDDDLLDTACFDIGGRLIRVDPKNKTIQYIAPKLKEIIQKENWSIKEGMVASAELLKPIIQTLVSVLENSVGIGDLNPYYERLITNKGLKLDTKVDCLSFSGGVADCIQTEHSDPFQYGDIGVLLGQAILTSRLFQEKKVIPSLETIRATVVGAGSHTTKVSGSTITYDQKSLPIKNVPVLRMSQVDEQSETKELASIIKEKLNWFSVNNERQAVALGLSGKSSPTFQEIIDTAQSIVAGFEEQIIYQFPLIVILEEDNAKSLGQALFNYLPPDYPFVCIDGIQVENGDYVDIGTPIIDGSVLPVVVKTLVFE from the coding sequence ATGACTGAAACAATGCTAAGTGTGGGAATCGATTTAGGAACCTCTACAACTCAAATGGTTATTTCTAAACTGACAATGAATAATATGGCTTCCGCTTTCACGATTCCAAGAATTGAAATCACAAAAAAAGAAGTCATCTTCCGCAGTGATATCATCTTTACCCCGTTAAAAGAACATAGAATCATCGATGTTGAAGCGATCAAGACATTTTTAGACGAACAATATATAAAGTCAGGCATCAAGAAAGAAGAAATCCAAATCGGTGCTGTGATCATCACAGGAGAAACCGCTAGAAAAGACAATTCAAGCTCTGTTTTACAAGCAATGAGCGGCTATGCTGGAGATTTTGTCGTAGCTACGGCAGGACCTGACCTTGAAAGCATCATTGCTGGCAAAGGCGCAGGAGCACAAACCTATTCGAAAGAACACCATACATCAGTTGTCAATTTAGACATTGGTGGAGGAACGACGAATCTCGTTCTTTTCAAAGATGATGATTTACTAGATACTGCCTGTTTTGACATTGGAGGGCGTTTGATCCGAGTAGATCCAAAAAACAAAACCATCCAATATATCGCACCGAAATTGAAAGAAATCATTCAAAAAGAAAATTGGTCGATCAAAGAAGGAATGGTAGCTTCAGCTGAATTACTGAAACCAATCATCCAAACATTGGTTTCAGTTCTTGAAAACAGTGTAGGAATCGGGGATTTAAATCCTTATTATGAACGCTTGATCACCAACAAAGGGTTAAAACTTGATACTAAAGTAGACTGTTTATCCTTTTCAGGCGGTGTAGCAGATTGTATTCAAACGGAACATTCCGATCCATTTCAGTACGGAGACATTGGCGTGCTATTAGGGCAAGCAATTTTAACCTCTCGACTATTTCAGGAGAAAAAAGTGATTCCCTCGCTTGAAACGATTCGAGCGACAGTCGTTGGTGCAGGTTCACATACGACCAAAGTCAGCGGCAGCACGATTACCTATGATCAAAAGAGTCTGCCTATCAAAAATGTTCCTGTACTGAGAATGTCTCAAGTAGATGAGCAAAGTGAAACAAAGGAGCTTGCTTCTATCATCAAAGAAAAATTGAATTGGTTTTCAGTCAACAATGAGCGTCAAGCTGTTGCCTTAGGTTTATCAGGTAAAAGCAGTCCAACGTTTCAGGAAATAATCGATACAGCTCAGTCGATCGTAGCTGGTTTTGAAGAACAGATCATTTACCAATTTCCACTGATCGTGATTTTAGAAGAGGATAATGCGAAATCACTAGGGCAAGCCTTATTCAATTATTTACCACCTGACTATCCTTTTGTGTGTATCGATGGTATTCAAGTTGAAAATGGTGATTATGTTGATATTGGTACGCCGATTATTGATGGCAGTGTTTTACCCGTGGTAGTAAAAACGTTAGTGTTTGAATAA